The Oncorhynchus kisutch isolate 150728-3 unplaced genomic scaffold, Okis_V2 scaffold2417, whole genome shotgun sequence genome contains a region encoding:
- the LOC109878219 gene encoding cyclin-dependent kinase 4 inhibitor B-like, giving the protein MTMPLEDDLASAAATGNTNRVKILLQSGVDVNGVNCFGRTPLQVMMMGSSPVAQLLLMQGADPNIADRHTGTTPLHDAARMGFLDTVEILVQFLADPNCRDNRNCRPIDLAIESGHHNVVAFLKAL; this is encoded by the exons ATGACGATGCCTCTCGAGGATGATCTAGCCTCAGCAGCCGCGACTGGCAACACCAATCGTGTTAAAATTCTATTACAAAGTGGAGTGGACGTCAACGGTGTAAACTGCTTTGGACGGACACCTCTGCAG GTGATGATGATGGGCAGTTCACCAGTGGCGCAGTTGTTACTAATGCAAGGAGCGGATCCTAATATCGCAGACCGACACACTGGGACTACGCCGTTACACGATGCCGCCAGGATGGGCTTTTTGGACACGGTAGAGATCCTTGTCCAATTCCTCGCCGATCCGAACTGCCGGGACAATAGGAACTGCCGGCCAATCGATTTGGCAATAGAAAGTGGACATCATAATGTCGTTGCGTTTCTGAAGGCTTTGTGA